The Coccidioides posadasii str. Silveira chromosome 3, complete sequence genome contains a region encoding:
- the GIM5 gene encoding subunit of tubulin prefoldin (BUSCO:422622at4751~EggNog:ENOG410PR1N~COG:O~BUSCO:16152at33183), with protein sequence MSKPSGSSEPAGAVDVTTLSVPQLRALQTRLSTELEHLTTSHAKLRTAQSKFRECIRSINDGVVKSATEKAEGKSEILVPLTNSLYVKGQLADREKVIVDVGTGFYVEKSTSKAIEFYNGKVEELQTNLRDLEKVLQAKTTNHRVIEDVLRQKLLAGEGAAVPSSSGGGGGA encoded by the exons ATGTCCAAACCGTCAGGCTCTTCAGAACCCGCCGGAGCAG TGGACGTTACTACCCTCTCTGTTCCCCAACTTCGCGCTCTCCAAACCCGCCTCAGCACCGAACTCGAACATCTCACCACCTCACACGCCAAGCTACGCACAGCGCAATCCAAATTTCGGGAATGCATTCGCTCAATAAACGATGGCGTGGTCAAAAGTGCAACCGAAAAGGCCGAGGGGAAGAGCGAGATACTAGTCCCGCTGACCAATTCGTTATACGTCAAGGGCCAGCTTGCCGATAGGGAGAAAGTTATCGTCGATGTTGGAACGGGGTTTTACGTTGAGAAA TCGACCTCCAAAGCTATTGAATTCTACAACGGAAAGGTAGAGGAGTTGCAGACAAACTTACGTGATCTGGAGAAAGTACTGCAAGCAAAAACTACCAATCATAGAGTCATTGAAGATG TCTTGCGGCAGAAGCTCCTTGCTGGCGAAGGGGCTGCTGTGCCGAGTTCTTCGGGAGGTGGAGGGGGTGCATAA
- a CDS encoding uncharacterized protein (EggNog:ENOG410PQZW~COG:S~BUSCO:2447at33183), producing MEEYELVGAQEWLLDGDEPSPKLSRISSYRNDPPEGVTSADLKDPAGGQQISLPRVQSGFQFPKNSISAVSLNRPSPVQTGIQAPIVNRNIHAQNEPAPAGGIAPPSLANRTRAVWVKQKGVHGKPSQRNRSTAQPQDTPAQAAWRAGLPHTGRIDLPFQYRQLRQKIMSHNKLRAPEEVEKVLFEQVMAETGAFIPPPPNSDQHIRVWGTSDQVRKARLLISRALAVFKPPEAQAKKKSAQFVKIQSYSEQKEKMINKVEKHESVLQLLRQKPDPSARFPETLAFLWPADELPIESSLGPRLEALDPLRVEFGCPIYVDDELPSYIRVDAYDHDTILKIVSRLRAEWIKLLATIHVKIKLYVVQPPKVFTDCEVQVKMPRSANGVVLSTPVLYGTPLGPNGVQSQGNKRELIRMKNESRLRDAVEHSLRGLRFLRGHVRMRVNFGLFVLDDYRIPQGKPRYSYEEFRSMLFHSRTKGHLIPGLDFKQGDQDILTRTAAATNLLSPYEVTSLSLEDAKPLYAVNFEFAGEDGSILRLEAEFAKSPASGLFEVFQRRWIRPQEEGRFGDHRPPLHIGVIDFESSDWQLEICAVDFQAPSSIAQALRAFSHSIQFKPGADLDLRENTTRKVTFSNAVPVSRLVEKTALRYRLNGTSYILEVARYDEYFRAMPGTNELTEHPVVSWGASIFDLQWDNVLGQHANFRLGHTADWVPSLRTFFPDINTPDLPGACTGFDQFMELLKRVSVVLCPGPKSGTVVPMNLASNQRTASSSALAIGTTARPGNSSKGKSWAQIAK from the exons ATGGAGGA ATATGAGCTTGTTGGCGCGCAAG AATGGTTATTGGATGGAGATGAGCCTTCACCAAAGCTTTCAAGAATCAGCTCTTACCGAAATGACCCTCCCGAAGGTGTCACCTCAGCTGATCTTAAAGACCCAGCTGGTGGCCAACAAATTTCTCTTCCTCGTGTCCAAAGCGGCTTTCAATTCCCAAAAAATTCGATATCCGCTGTCTCTCTGAATAGACCATCTCCAGTTCAAACTGGAATTCAAGCTCCCATCGTCAACAGGAATATACATGCCCAGAATGAACCAGCGCCAGCAGGCGGAATTGCACCGCCATCATTGGCAAATCGGACACGTGCTGTTTGGGTCAAACAAAAAGGTGTACATGGAAAACCTAGCCAGCGAAATAGGAGTACGGCGCAACCCCAAGATACACCAGCTCAAGCAGCTTGGAGGGCGGGCCTTCCTCACACTG GTCGTATCGATCTCCCTTTTCAGTACAGGCAGTTAAGACAAAA GATCATGAGCCATAATAAACTTCGAGCCCCCGAAGAAGTGGAAAAGGTCCTTTTCGAACAAGTAATGGCAGAGACCGGTGCCTTCATTCCGCCTCCGCCGAACTCTGATCAG CACATAAGAGTGTGGGGCACGTCAGACCAGGTTAGAAAGGCTCGTCTCCTGATTTCACGAGCCCTGGCTGTGTTCAAGCCGCCGGAAGCACAGGCCAAAAAGAAGTCGGCCCAATTTGTAAAAATTCAGTCTTATTCTGAACAGAAGGAGAAGATGATCAATAAAGTTGAAAAGCACGAATCTGTTCTGCAGCTCCTCAGGCAGAAACCGGACCCATCGGCTAGATTTCCAGAGACG CTAGCTTTCCTCTGGCCAGCCGATGAGCTTCCGATCGAGTCGTCTCTTGGACCACGGTTAGAGGCCCTTGATCCGCTCCGAGTGGAATTTGGTTGTCCAATCTATGTTGATGATGAGCTGCCGAGTTATATCCGTGTCGATGCTTATGATCATGATACTATCCTTAAGATTGTAAGCCGGCTCCGCGCTGAGTGGATAAAACTATTGGCTACCATCCATGTCAAAATTAAGCTCTACGTTGTTCAACCTCCCAAGGTCTTTACGGACTGTGAAGTTCAAGTTAAAATGCCACGCTCTGCTAACGGTGTTGTCCTCTCTACCCCTGTTCTTTACGGCACCCCCCTAGGTCCGAATGGAGTTCAGAGCCAAGGGAATAAGAGGGAGTTGATTCGTATGAAAAATGAAAGCCGATTGCGAGATGCGGTTGAGCATTCATTAAGAGGCCTTCGATTTCTCAGAGGCCATGTTCGAATGCGTGTAAATTTCGGACTTTTTGTGCTCGACGACTATCGCATCCCGCAAGGGAAGCCTCGATACTCGTATGAAGAATTTAGGTCTATGCTTTTCCACTCGAGGACAAAAGGCCATTTGATTCCTGG GCTTGACTTTAAACAAGGCGACCAGGACATTTTGACTAGGACTGCCGCTGCAACTAACCTCCTTTCGCCCTATGAAGTTACATCGTTGTCTCTTGAAGATGCGAAGCCTTTATACGCGGTAAATTTTGAATTTGCGGGAGAGGACGGCTCTATATTGCGACTTGAAGCCGAATTTGCAAAGTCTCCGGCGTCGGGTTTATTCGAAGTTTTCCAGAGGCGTTGGATACGGCCACAAGAAGAAGGTAGATTTGGGGATCATCGCCCACCACTACACATAGGTGTCATTGATTTTGAAAG CTCTGATTGGCAGCTCGAGATTTGCGCTGTAGACTTCCAAGCACCCTCAAGTATTGCACAGGCGCTAAGAGCATTTTCGCATTCAATCCAGTTTAAACCTGGTGCTGATCTGGATCTACGTGAAAATACTACACGGAAAGTCACATTTTCAAACGCTGTTCCAGTCAGCAGACTTGTTGAAAAGACTGCATTACGCTACCGACTGAACGGCACCAGCTATATTTTGGAGGTTGCGCGCTACGATGAGTATTTTCGCGCGATGCCGGGCACTAATGAATTAACAGAACACCCAGTGGTCTCTTGGGGCGCCTCGATTTTCGACCTACAGTGGGATAATGTGCTTGGACAGCATGCAAATTTTCGACTCGGCCATACAGCGGATTGGGTCCCATCTTTAAGAACTTTTTTCCCTGATATTAATACTCCGGATCTACCTGGTGCATGTACAGGTTTTGATCAGTTCATGGAACTCCTCAAACGTGTTTCGGTGGTGCTTTGCCCCGGGCCCAAGAGTGGTACCGTAGTGCCGATGAATCTCGCTTCCAACCAACGTACGGCGAGTTCATCAGCCCTCGCTATTGGGACTACGGCAAGGCCTGGAAATTCATCAAAGGGTAAGTCTTGGGCTCAAATTGCTAAATAG
- a CDS encoding uncharacterized protein (EggNog:ENOG410PNJB~COG:C~BUSCO:14449at33183), producing MSGNRQARFNQHVLIDTTPMPDEVPKVEEIGASSAPLMSASYFIGDRCKAFNDDYMKCKEEANGKGELECLKEGRKVTRCAASVLKDINTHCLKEFRGHWECLENNNQQLWHCRGPEQKLNACVFDKLGLKKVIPDTPEGQTPVHLRRKQIFANSQAPQW from the exons ATGTCCGGCAACCGGCAGGCTAG ATTCAATCAACATGTCCTCATCGACACCACGCCCATGCCCGATGAGGTTCCGAAGGTGGAAGAAATTGGAGCGAGCTCCGCGCCTTTGATGAGTGCCTCGTATTTTATTGGCGATCGATGCAAAGCATTCAATGACGACTACATGAAATGCAAGGAGGAGGCAAATGGGAAAGGAGAATTGGAATGTTTGAAAGAAGGCCGCAAGGTCACTCGCTGTGCCGCGAGCGT GCTAAAAGATATCAACACACACTGTCTTAAGGAATTCCGTGGCCATTGGGAGTGTCTTGAAAACAACAACCAGCAGCTCTGGCATTGCCGGGGCCCCGAACAGAAGCTCAACGCTTGCGTCTTTGACAAGCTC GGACTAAAAAAGGTCATCCCTGATACTCCCGAAGGTCAAACTCCAGTGCACCTCAGGAGAAAGCAGATATTCGCCAATTCCCAAGCCCCGCAATGGTAG
- a CDS encoding uncharacterized protein (EggNog:ENOG410PRJC~COG:S) translates to MADSEARKKAMQAVQSFLDVYRGLMKENDFKGYDRQLMHDLRLIDAEPTGGALWEMDVTEHWVNMNGVMHGGAYAVIFDMCTAIAMNPIARDGYWEFLAGVTRSLNISYLRAIPIGTTVRIRANVLQHGKTMTLLRGVMESVDGKTIYATAEHHKVAVDAKPQHANRLRNYRAQMQNEPSGKL, encoded by the exons ATGGCGGACTCTGAAGCAAGGAAGAAGGCCATGCAAGCGGTGCAGTCATTTCTCGATGT CTACCGAGGGTTAATGAAGGAGAATGATTTCAAA GGATACGACCGCCAGTTGATGCATGATTTGCGGCTGATTGATGCTGAACCCACGGGCGGCGCGTTATGGGAAATGGATGTGACCGAGCACTGGGTGAATATGAATG GAGTCATGCATGGAGGGGCATATGCGGTGATATTTG ATATGTGCACAGCGATAGCCATGAATCCAATAGCGAGAGATGGGTATTGGGA GTTTCTCGCTGGCGTCACCCGTTCCCTGAACATTTCTTATCTCAGAGCTATACCTATCG GGACAACGGTACGAATTCGTGCAAATGTgcttcaacatggaaaaacAATGACGCTGCTTCGAGGTGTCATGGAATCTGTTGATGGCAAGACAATTTATGCCACAGCAGAGCATCATAAAGTCGCAGTAGACGCAAAACCTCAGCACGCAAACCGGTTAAGGAATTACCGAGCGCAAATGCAGAACGAGCCGAGTGGGAAGTTATGA
- a CDS encoding uncharacterized protein (EggNog:ENOG410PK4J~COG:I~TransMembrane:1 (o290-315i)~BUSCO:13924at33183), giving the protein MSDSVDRVFVHALNTVKKIPRTGSARPPPADRLKLYGLYKQSMEGNVEGVMDRPSGDGADVQAEKEKWDAWYAQKNLSRTEAKRRYITTLIETMHRYAAPTPEARELISELEFVWDQIKSNTASSSSSSPVQMVRPHPLHSHGNYDSIGGRMARADDNQMGRHSGRDSRLRVLSPVSQPEEQMMSRRNYDRMPGEEQGDEDEDDDEDEEEFQEARDSFYGDEDQDEDDVRQQRPHIDLDIDREKRSRRWRRRVEQALTKMTAEIAAMRELMETRAHHNGRRRTIWVWVKWLVWLAIKQICWDIVLLGVICVWLRLRGDRRVEERIKYIWAEFKKRLSKVRFRRYLTLAELTL; this is encoded by the exons ATGTCGGACTCCGTTG ATCGGGTCTTTGTCCATGCACTTAATACCGTTAAAAAGATTCCACGGACGGGGTCGGCGCGCCCACCCCCCGCGGACCGTTTGAAGCTATATGGACTATACAAGCAGAGCATGG AGGGGAATGTAGAAGGGGTTATGGACCGGCCAAGTGGGGATGGGGCGGATGTTCAGGCCGAGAAGGAGAAATG GGATGCGTGGTACGCACAGAAGAATTTATCGCGGACGGAAGCAAAACGACGTTATATTACTACGTTGATAGAGACGATGCATCGATACGCCGCTCCAACGCCCGAGGCACGAGAGCTGATATCGGAGCTGGAGTTTGTTTGGGACCAGATAAAGTCAAACACcgcatcttcatcttcttcaagcCCAGTTCAAATGGTGAGGCCACATCCTCTACACTCACACGGAAATTATGATTCAATCGGAGGCCGAATGGCGCGAGCCGATGATAATCAAATGGGGAGACATTCAGGGAGGGATTCACGATTGAGAGTCCTGAGCCCAGTCAGCCAGCCTGAAGAACAAATGATGAGCAGACGAAACTACGATCGTATGCCAGGGGAGGAGCAGGGTGAcgaggacgaggatgatgacgaagatgaagaagagttCCAAGAAGCACGAGACAGCTTCTACGGGGACGAGGACCAAGACGAGGATGACGTACGTCAACAGAGACCACATATAGATTTAGATATAGACCGGGAGAAGCGAAGCCGGCGATGGCGAAGACGAGTCGAGCAGGCCTTGACTAAAATGACCGCCGAAATTGCCGCTATGAGGGAACTCATGGAAACACGTGCACACCATAACGGACGCAGAAGAACTATATGGGTATGGGTGAAATGGCTGGTTTGGCTTGCGATAAAGCAAATATGCTGGGATATTGTGCTCCTCGGCGTAATATGTGTTTGGCTGAGGCTTCGGGGTGATCGACGAGTTGAAGAGAGAATAAAATACATATGGGCGGAGTTCAAGAAGCGGCTGTCCAAAGTCCGGTTTCGCAGATACTTAACCCTAGCAGAGCTCACTCTATGA
- a CDS encoding uncharacterized protein (EggNog:ENOG410PR3C~COG:U~BUSCO:13259at33183) gives MDMNHFIGRRFNLISKSDIRYVGTLHEINPEASTIALENVISHGTEGRRGNPSEEIAPSASVYEYIVFRGSDVKDISFADEQKENQQAEPPQMPNDPAILGSSSRPGPPQGAGRGHANQFPQPPRQAPPGFPQQPPFPGYYGPYGQRYGPPGFPPGPGFPNMPYNNPPGWYPPPGQGFQQQPGNFPPPQMPIGPSQVQQGQQQRPNTQPGPAMPKATPELPVGEKPATKPSSKPATPAPAPGPGGAVEPLSGAPEKPDAKQAQPQPSVPSSASATASSAPTMNGTATTTKPIQAPSSNAQKPERVVPAIPISIPAAKPPVPATTNISLNGTGASQTATQNARTPVAMQEATKAATAAVAAAMAKLPQPPSAQGKPQGSEAAVESVTKKVGEMKPFEGERPARGGHQNVRGGRGHRGGYHQPHVKKVEVPSTDFDFESANAKFNKQDVAKEAIASGSPLAESEDKATNGTAATNGTNGAATSSGTVAAYDKSSSFFDNLSSEARDRVEGVRRGRRGEEEKKNMETFGQGSVDGGYRGGFRGRGRGRGYGRGRGSYGRGYGGGRGRGNFRGGRDASNVTGVAAQTS, from the exons ATGGATATGAACCATTTCATCGG GCGTCGCTTCAACTTGATTTCGAAGAGTGATATTCG CTACGTGGGAACGCTCCATGAGATAAATCCCGAAGCGTCTACCATCGCCCTCGAAAATGTCATCTCGCACGGCACGGAAGGTCGACGCGGTAATCCGTCTGAAGAAATAGCCCCTTCCGCTAGTGTTTACGAGTACATTGTTTTTCGCGGAAGTGACGTGAAGGACATAAGCTTCGCGGATGAGCAGAAAGAGAATCAGCAAGCCGAGCCACCACAAATGCCAAATGACCCTGCTATCCTTGGA AGTTCTTCCCGTCCTGGTCCTCCGCAGGGGGCAGGCCGAGGCCATGCAAACCAGTTCCCCCAACCACCCCGTCAAGCACCTCCTGGATTTCCTCAACAACCACCCTTCCCAGGCTACTATGGCCCATACGGTCAGCGATATGGTCCACCCGGGTTTCCGCCAGGCCCTGGTTTCCCTAACATGCCATACAACAACCCCCCAGGATGGTATCCTCCTCCTGGTCAAGGTTTCCAGCAACAGCCTGGAAACTTCCCTCCGCCACAAATGCCTATTGGACCCTCTCAGGTTCAGCAAGGCCAGCAACAGCGTCCAAATACCCAACCTGGTCCAGCCATGCCCAAGGCAACTCCTGAACTCCCCGTCGGTGAGAAACCTGCCACCAAACCTTCGAGTAAACCGGCGACGCCAGCTCCGGCACCTGGACCTGGAGGTGCAGTCGAGCCATTGAGCGGTGCCCCTGAGAAGCCTGATGCAAAGCAAGCCCAACCGCAACCAAGTGTGCCCAGCAGCGCTTCTGCCACCGCTTCATCGGCCCCCACAATGAATGGCACTGCAACTACTACAAAACCCATCCAGGCTCCCTCCAGTAACGCACAGAAACCAGAACGGGTTGTACCAGCAATCCCCATATCTATCCCTGCAGCAAAACCTCCTGTTCCTGCGACAACCAATATCTCCCTTAACGGCACTGGGGCCTCACAAACAGCTACACAAAATGCCCGTACCCCTGTAGCAATGCAAGAGGCAACAAAAGCTGCCACAGCAGCTGTTGCTGCGGCTATGGCCAAGTTACCCCAGCCGCCATCTGCTCAGGGAAAACCGCAGGGTAGTGAAGCAGCCGTTGAATCAGTAACCAAGAAAGTTGGTGAAATGAAGCCCTTCGAGGGTGAACGCCCGGCTCGTGGAGGACATCAAAATGTTCGCGGAGGACGAGGCCATCGCGGTGGATACCACCAGCCACATGTTAAGAAAGTTGAGGTTCCGAGTACCGATTTTGATTTCGAATCTGCAAACGCGAAGTTCAACAAACAAGATGTTGCCAAAGAAGCCATTGCATCGGGTTCTCCGCTCGCGGAATCCGAGGACAAGGCGACCAACGGAACAGCTGCGACAAATGGTACAAATGGAGCCGCTACATCAAGTGGAACTGTCGCCGCCTACGACAAATCGTCTTCCTTTTTTGATAACCTCTCCAGCGAAGCTCGTGACCGGGTAGAAGGTGTTCGTCGTGGGCGCCGTGgtgaagaggaaaagaaaaatatggAGACTTTCGGACAAGGAAGCGTTGATGGAGGTTATCGTGGCGGATTCAGAGGACGCGGAAGAGGAAGGGGATATGGCCGCGGTCGAGGTTCGTACGGTCGCGGGTATGGTGGTGGACGTGGAAGGGGAAATTTTCGAGGTGGACGCGATGCCTCTAATGTCACCGGTGTCGCCGCGCAAACATCGTAA
- a CDS encoding uncharacterized protein (EggNog:ENOG410PFI0~COG:S~BUSCO:9272at33183) — MQSAHRDDFFQTTASLEESRRKAEKAGNKNGNPIQLPGKILAIAPDPFNLNSIFIAESSGILRTIALEVGETTAVYRGPTAPLTSLSFSPDGKTVFSGCWDKSIWSWDVKTRKPWRRYLGHTDFVKTVLCPRVSGFNILISGGADAEVIIWDVSKGTRLHVLKDHSRGVQDLILDPVATEASGDITVFSAGSDRTILPFSIPSSPGSLAVSEPILEHETSVYRLFFDEDGDLWTASADKTVKCLTREGGWKSDLTLEHPDFVRDVVVHEAGGWVITACRDEDVRIWNRATGELHHTYHGHFEEVTGLLLLGSKVVSVSIDGTIRQWSLRPEDLHQAKLEARGVPKDEETAQGGGMLTEEEERELDELLNEY, encoded by the exons ATGCAGTCGGCGCACCGCGATGATTTCTTTCAGACAAC GGCCTCGTTGGAGGAGAGTCGACGGAAAGCTGAGAAAGCGGGAAATAAAAATGGAAATCCAATTCAGCTTCCAGGCAAGATTCTAGCAATTGCTCCCGATCCTTTTAACTTGAACTCTATCTTTATCGCGGAAAGTTCTGGTATTTTGAGAACTATCGCCCTCGAAGTGG GTGAAACCACTGCGGTTTATAGAGGGCCTACGGCACCATTGACGAGCCTTTCCTTCTCTCCCGATGGGAAGACTGTATTTTCCGGATGCTGGGACAAAAGCATTTGGAGTTGGGATGTGAAGACCCGCAAGCCTTGGCGCAGGTACCTCGGACACACAGATTTTGTAAAAACAGTGCTCTGTCCCCGGGTTTCCGGCTTCAATATCCTCATTTCCGGTGGAGCAGACGCAGAGGTTATCATTTGGGATGTATCTAAAGGCACGAGGCTCCATGTCCTCAAAGACCATTCACGCGGGGTTCAGGACTTGATTCTAGATCCTGTTGCGACAGAGGCGAGCGGCGACATTACAGTTTTCAGTGCCGGCAGCGACCGTACGATACTCCCTTTTAGCATACCGTCAAGTCCAGGATCTTTGGCGGTCTCGGAACCTATCCTAGAACATGAAACCAGTGTTTATAGGTTATTTTTTGACGAAGATGGAGATTTATGGACTGCCTCTGCTGATAAAACCGTTAAATGCCTTACACGAGAAGGTGGGTGGAAATCAGATCTTACCTTAGAGCACCCAGATTTTGTGAGAGATGTGGTAGTACACGAAGCAGGTGGGTGGGTGATTACTGCTTGCAGGGATGAAGATGTTAGGATATGGAATCGAGCT ACTGGCGAACTCCACCACACATACCACGGTCATTTTGAAGAAGTTACTGGTCTGCTATTACTTGGATCTAAAGTTGTCAGCGTAAGCATTGATGGTACCATTCGACAATGGTCTCTCCGCCCAGAGGATCTTCATCAAGCAAAACTAGAAGCCAGGGGGGTTCCCAAGGACGAAGAGACCGCTCAGGGTGGAGGAATGCTGACGGAAGAGGAAGAACGCGAGCTCGATGAATTACTGAATGAATATTAG
- a CDS encoding uncharacterized protein (EggNog:ENOG410PK9A~COG:O~BUSCO:2719at33183): MASLSHRRSAEAATETAGPSRLVNRLSESRSPYVRGHMNNPVAWQLWDSAAINLAKRLNRLIFLSIGYSACHWCHVMEKESFMSPEVAAILNKSFVPIKLDREERPDIDEVYMNYVQAITGSGGWPLNVFLTPDLEPVFGGTYWPGPYSSSMPRVGGEEPITFIDILEKLRDVWNSQQLRCMESAKEITRQLREFAEEGTHLRRPETESEEDLELELLEEAHQHFVSRYDPINGGFSRAPKFPTPANLSFLLRLGRYPDVVMDIVGREECARATEMVSKTLLQMARGGIHDQIGHGFARYSVTPDWSLPHFEKMLYDQAQLLDVYVDCFEITQEPKLLEAVYDIIAYITSPPILSPEGAFHSSEDADSFPNSNDTEKREGAFYVWTLKEMQQILGQRDAEVCARHWGVLPDGNVARGNDPHDEFINQNVLCIRASPRKIAKDFGLSEDEVVRVIKSSRKKLQEFRDEHRVRPDLDDKIIVSWNGLAIGALAKCSLLLDKIDAERATHCRRVAEKAAKFIRENLFDAETGQLWRVYRDGRRGETPGFGDDYAYLASGLISLYEATFDDSYLQFAENLQQYLNRYFLATASDGTTPAGYYMTPQNMPEDVPGPLFRLKTGTDAATPSTNGVIAQNLLRLASLLEDDSYKALARHTCSAFAAEMLQHPFLFVGLLDVVVGLEVGVKSVIGVLGHDTTAVRSSEGPRMAVEGQESARGVFDSPTAASVIRKMRDEAGSAISTSTAVLALVDVRTGDADQHGAVGLSAWLGKRNTLLKDLRPGKNFLLVCETGACRTINLPAAL; the protein is encoded by the exons ATGGCGAGTCTCTCGCATAGACGGTCTGCCGAGGCAGCCACTGAGACCGCTGGTCCGTCGCGACTCGTAAATCGGCTCTCCGAAAGCCGGTCTCCATAC GTTCGTGGACACATGAACAACCCGGTGGCCTGGCAATTATGGGATTCAGCCGCCATTAACCTCGCGAAGAGACTTAACCGCCTGATCTTCCTAAGCATCGGCTACTCAGCCTGCCATT GGTGTCATGTAATGGAAAAAGAGTCATTTATGTCACCGGAAGTTGCTGCCATTCTGAACAAGTCCTTCGTTCCCATCAAGCTTGACCGAGAAGAGCGACCCGACATCGATGAGGTGTATATGAACTATGTCCAGGCCATCACAGGCTCCGGCGGATGGCCTTTAAATGTTTTTCTAACTCCAGATCTTGAACCTGTCTTCGGCGGAACATACTGGCCAGGACCATACAGCAGTTCAATGCCTAGAGTCGGCGGCGAGGAACCCATAACCTTCATTGATATCTTGGAAAAGCTCAGAGACGTCTGGAACAGCCAGCAACTCAGATGTATGGAAAGTGCGAAAGAAATCACAAGGCAGCTTCGAGAATTTGCGGAAGAGGGTACCCACCTACGCCGACCAGAAACTGAAAGCGAGGAGGATCTCGAGTTGGAGCTTTTGGAAGAAGCCCACCAGCACTTCGTCTCTCGTTATGACCCAATCAACGGTGGCTTTTCGAGAGCGCCGAAGTTCCCGACCCCTGCAAATTTGAGCTTCTTGCTGCGTCTGGGAAGATACCCTGATGTTGTCATGGATATCGTCGGCCGAGAAGAATGTGCCCGCGCTACTGAAATGGTATCTAAAACTCTTTTGCAAATGGCCCGAGGAGGTATACACGATCAAATTGGCCATGGATTCGCTCGATACAGCGTTACTCCTGATTGGAGCCTACCGCATTTCGAGAAGATGCTCTATGACCAGGCCCAACTGCTGGATGTCTATGTTGACTGTTTCGAAATCACGCAAGAACCTAAGCTACTGGAAGCAGTCTATGATATTATTGCATATATAACCAGCCCGCCGATTCTATCCCCTGAAGGTGCTTTCCACTCCTCCGAGGATGCGGATAGTTTTCCAAACTCGAACGATACCGAAAAGCGTGAAGGGGCATTTTATGTGTGGACACTCAAAGAAATGCAACAGATATTAGGCCAACGAGATGCAGAGGTTTGTGCACGCCATTGGGGCGTACTTCCAGATGGAAATGTTGCGCGGGGCAATGATCCTCACGATGAATTCATAAATCAGAATGTGCTGTGTATCCGAGCGTCTCCTCGCAAAATTGCAAAAGATTTTGGTTTGAGTGAAGATGAAGTCGTCCGTGTAATCAAGTCGTCTAGGAAGAAGCTTCAGGAATTCAGAGACGAACACAGGGTCCGACCGGATCTAGATGATAAAATCATTGTTTCCTGGAACGGCCTCGCTATTGGTGCCCTTGCTAAATGCAGTCTGCTTCTCGATAAAATCGATGCCGAAAGGGCGACGCATTGTCGGCGAGTCGCTGAAAAGGCGGCCAAATTCATCAGGGAAAATCTATTCGACGCGGAAACTGGCCAGCTTTGGCGCGTTTACCGTGAcgggagaagaggagaaacCCCTGGTTTTGGCGATGATTATGCATATCTCGCTTCTGGGTTGATAAGTCTATACGAAGCCACTTTCGACGATAGCTATTTGCAGTTCGCCGAAAACCTCCAAC AATACCTGAATAGGTATTTCCTTGCTACGGCTTCTGACGGAACCACACCAGCGGGTTACTATATGACCCCGCAGAATATGCCTGAAGACGTTCCAGGTCCGTTGTTCCGACTCAAAACGGGTACAGATGCAGCGACGCCGTCGACAAACGGAGTGATTGCACAGAATCTCCTTCGTCTTGCATCATTGCTGGAAGACGACTCATACAAAGCCCTTGCAAGGCACACGTGTAGCGCCTTCGCCGCTGAAATGTTACAACACCCTTTCCTTTTCGTGGGTCTATTGGATGTAGTTGTGGGCCTGGAAGTGGGCGTGAAAAGCGTGATCGGCGTTCTTGGGCACGACACCACAGCGGTTAGATCTAGCGAGGGTCCCCGCATGGCGGTGGAGGGTCAAGAAAGTGCCAGAGGAGTATTTGATAGCCCAACTGCGGCCTCTGTGATTCGGAAAATGCGCGACGAGGCCGGTTCTGCGATCTCCACTAGCACGGCTGTACTTGCACTTGTTGACGTACGCACGGGCGACGCTGACCAACACGGGGCCGTGGGTTTGTCTGCGTGGCTGGGAAAGCGGAACACTTTGCTCAAAGATCTCCGGCCTGGGAAAAATTTCTTGTTGGTGTGTGAGACGGGTGCGTGTCGCACGATTAATTTGCCTGCGGCGCTATGA